The genomic DNA GTTCGGTATTTTGGAGGAACAAAATTAGGTGTTGGCGGACTAATTTCAGCATATAAAACTTCTGCTCAAATGGCATTAGAAGCTTCTGATATTTTAGAAAAGACTATTAACGTTCAGTATAAACTGATTTTTAATTACGATTTGATGAATCCTGTAATGAGAATTGTCAAAGAGAAAAATATAGATATTGTGAGTCAGAAGTTAGAAATGGATTGTCAATATATCATTTCTGTAAGAAAAAATGATGCCGATTCAATTTTTACAATTTTTGATAACTTGTATAAGGTTGAAGTGAAGGTTTTGGAGTAGTAATTTGAATTCTTTTTGTTAAAGGTTTTAAAATATGGGTTTACAATCAAGAAAAACGAATTACAGCTATTTTGATATCAAAAAATATAAATTGATTTATTCTTTAGGGAAATAAAAAGGTTTTATCAAAATTTTATATTTCTTCTCTAAAAGCCTAAACTTTCTAATAAGTAATCAGGACAACGAGTTGGTTTCATCGTTTTAGAATTCATAAAAGCCAAAACAGAATTTCCGGTACAAATCAATTCATCTTTCTGATTTTTGATTTCATAATCAAATTCAATCTTTACCATTGGTTTCTTTTTTAAGAAAGTATGTATGGTTAAAACGTCGTCATATAACGCAGATTTTATAAAATTAAAACGTATCGAAATTACAGGAAGCATTATTCCACTCAATTCCATATCTTTGTAAGTGACACCTAAAGAACGCAACCATTCTGTTCTTCCTAATTCGAAAAATTGAGCGTAGTTGCCGTGATAAACAACGCCCATTTGGTCGGTTTCAGAGTATCTAATTCTAGTTTTTGTTGATGATTTTTTCAATTAATATAGATAAAATTTATTTCA from Polaribacter sp. ALD11 includes the following:
- a CDS encoding YigZ family protein, with amino-acid sequence MEDVYKTIEKPSEETLFKEKGSKFFGYTFPVLSEDDVKECIEELRKKHHAARHFCYAYQLGIEKTRFRANDDGEPNNSAGMPIYGQIQSFEVTNILIVSVRYFGGTKLGVGGLISAYKTSAQMALEASDILEKTINVQYKLIFNYDLMNPVMRIVKEKNIDIVSQKLEMDCQYIISVRKNDADSIFTIFDNLYKVEVKVLE
- a CDS encoding thioesterase family protein codes for the protein MKKSSTKTRIRYSETDQMGVVYHGNYAQFFELGRTEWLRSLGVTYKDMELSGIMLPVISIRFNFIKSALYDDVLTIHTFLKKKPMVKIEFDYEIKNQKDELICTGNSVLAFMNSKTMKPTRCPDYLLESLGF